In a single window of the Anaerocolumna cellulosilytica genome:
- a CDS encoding contractile injection system protein, VgrG/Pvc8 family, whose protein sequence is MEKKNALKAVGVKSESKGMLKAVETKKTGKVEAVNRASHTMSRLASVDRLSVREKTEKNKEDKSETITYENLLIPSFELLHLEQFKIEQKIGQHAVLTFSGRLPEHVQDIVVYYTTVGYQVDVYNKNGEEKELIFCGTVTDVRVANEGSIKELFVTVLSKTYLLDIYKVSKSYQNTSLSYKALIQGVLKNTQEAKAIISEELNNSTGEFILQYKETDWEFIKRMSARTYLGLIPEITSTAPRFYIGPREGGSAKEIEVLEYTAWKNIKEYQINQKNYISGINESDYITYIVKSHALLKLGSKVKFQKSEYYVKEVSAQMIKGVLIGTYHLCKKNGLKQKKYHNMEIAGISLNGSVASIQRDKVQINLAIDGKAGGSYYFPYSTMSASPDGSGWYCMPEQGDEIRVYFPNEEEKECYAISSVSSYTPQAGDASDRMSDPSVKYLRTADNKEIILSPSGIIINADDGKAMITLDNSGNITINGAKSIHVTAEEDVTITATKNINLYATENISIGGQSGTIVMEKDGNTKMTGEYILEN, encoded by the coding sequence ATGGAAAAGAAAAATGCATTAAAAGCTGTTGGGGTTAAGAGTGAAAGTAAAGGAATGTTAAAGGCTGTAGAAACTAAAAAGACAGGAAAAGTAGAAGCGGTAAACAGAGCCTCTCATACTATGTCCCGGCTAGCTTCTGTTGACAGACTGTCTGTGAGAGAAAAGACTGAGAAAAATAAGGAAGACAAATCAGAAACAATAACCTATGAAAACTTACTCATCCCAAGTTTTGAACTACTACATCTGGAACAATTTAAAATTGAACAAAAAATAGGACAACATGCCGTTTTGACCTTTTCCGGACGGCTGCCAGAGCATGTCCAGGATATTGTCGTTTATTATACCACAGTGGGATATCAGGTAGATGTATATAATAAAAACGGTGAAGAAAAGGAACTAATTTTCTGCGGTACGGTAACGGATGTACGGGTTGCCAATGAGGGCAGTATCAAAGAGCTTTTTGTTACGGTCTTAAGTAAAACATATCTTCTAGATATCTATAAGGTATCTAAGTCTTATCAAAATACTTCCCTTAGTTATAAAGCATTAATCCAAGGTGTTCTTAAGAATACCCAGGAGGCAAAGGCTATTATTTCGGAGGAGTTAAATAATTCTACAGGGGAATTCATTCTTCAATATAAAGAAACTGACTGGGAGTTTATAAAACGAATGTCAGCAAGAACCTATCTGGGGTTAATTCCGGAAATAACCAGCACTGCGCCCAGATTCTATATAGGTCCCAGAGAGGGAGGTTCTGCAAAGGAGATTGAGGTTCTAGAGTATACTGCCTGGAAAAATATAAAGGAATATCAGATTAATCAGAAAAATTACATTAGTGGTATCAATGAATCCGATTATATTACCTATATCGTAAAAAGCCATGCCTTATTAAAGCTGGGATCAAAAGTAAAATTCCAGAAGTCAGAATATTACGTTAAGGAAGTCAGCGCCCAGATGATAAAAGGTGTGTTGATTGGTACCTATCATCTGTGTAAGAAAAACGGATTAAAGCAAAAGAAATACCATAACATGGAGATCGCAGGTATCTCCTTAAACGGTTCCGTTGCAAGTATTCAGAGAGATAAGGTACAAATTAATCTTGCCATAGACGGTAAAGCAGGAGGAAGTTATTATTTCCCCTACTCCACCATGTCTGCATCCCCAGATGGCAGCGGCTGGTATTGTATGCCGGAACAGGGTGATGAAATCAGAGTTTATTTTCCCAATGAAGAGGAGAAAGAGTGCTATGCTATTAGTTCTGTCAGCAGTTACACTCCGCAGGCAGGTGATGCAAGTGATAGAATGTCAGACCCCAGTGTGAAGTATTTAAGAACTGCGGATAACAAAGAAATAATATTATCCCCATCAGGAATTATAATTAATGCCGATGACGGTAAGGCCATGATTACTCTTGATAATAGCGGAAACATCACTATTAATGGTGCAAAGAGCATTCAT
- a CDS encoding GDSL-type esterase/lipase family protein encodes MIDILNQNFFKYSGRILKKDNAAILGYTNSQVEFYVKATKETAVITACIDTKNNGEENEARLKIFLDNKEQEETLLVLHEESKEYRLADLNDEAVHKITLIKITEAGMSYAKLISIHIEGGELIPLPVQTDNRLKIEFIGDSITCGYGVYGDPDSEYHIRDEDGMKTYAAYAAKELNLNARYTAVSGFGIYTKYDGDREGILPKVYPYTNYFVDEEALYDFKDFIPDIFVINLGTNDSGHLLNKEVQEGFLHNYVTFLKFLKSYAPDSTILCICGTLCTNAFSFIETAVAEARANGLDKLYTYELPFHNVELDGMASGHPSLLTHQKDGERLVGKLREILNLS; translated from the coding sequence ATGATAGATATACTAAATCAAAACTTTTTTAAATACAGCGGACGTATCTTAAAAAAAGATAATGCCGCTATTCTTGGGTATACCAATTCACAAGTGGAGTTTTATGTAAAAGCCACAAAAGAGACAGCGGTAATCACCGCCTGTATTGATACAAAGAACAATGGGGAGGAGAATGAGGCAAGACTCAAAATCTTTCTGGATAACAAAGAGCAGGAAGAAACTTTACTTGTACTCCATGAAGAAAGCAAAGAATACCGCCTTGCAGACCTTAATGATGAAGCAGTACACAAAATTACGCTAATTAAAATAACAGAAGCTGGTATGTCTTATGCAAAATTAATTTCTATTCATATAGAAGGAGGGGAGCTTATACCGCTGCCTGTTCAAACGGACAATCGGCTAAAGATTGAATTTATTGGTGATTCCATTACCTGTGGTTATGGTGTTTATGGAGATCCTGATTCGGAATATCATATACGTGATGAGGACGGTATGAAAACCTATGCCGCCTATGCCGCTAAGGAGTTGAACCTGAATGCCAGATACACCGCAGTATCCGGTTTTGGCATCTACACCAAGTATGATGGAGACAGGGAGGGCATTCTTCCAAAAGTATATCCTTATACCAACTATTTTGTAGATGAAGAAGCATTGTATGATTTCAAAGATTTTATACCTGATATCTTTGTTATTAATCTGGGTACGAACGATTCCGGTCATTTACTCAATAAAGAGGTACAAGAGGGCTTTCTTCATAACTATGTTACCTTCTTAAAATTCTTAAAATCATATGCACCGGATAGTACCATACTTTGTATTTGCGGTACTCTATGTACAAATGCTTTTTCTTTCATTGAGACGGCTGTTGCAGAGGCACGGGCGAATGGACTTGATAAATTATACACCTATGAGCTTCCTTTCCATAATGTAGAACTAGACGGAATGGCATCGGGTCATCCTTCTTTGTTGACACATCAAAAGGACGGGGAACGTCTGGTTGGTAAGCTGAGAGAAATTCTAAACTTGTCCTGA
- a CDS encoding LysM peptidoglycan-binding domain-containing protein, producing the protein MNYAIRQGDTLYGISRDYNVPLPLILRLNPFMDIYNLQVGDEICIPVQQQAAEVGNVISYTVEEQDSLQSILDKFGIGLDDLLEYNGLNEVMLMPGTTIQVPSYDV; encoded by the coding sequence ATGAATTATGCTATTAGACAAGGGGATACCTTATATGGCATCAGCCGTGATTATAATGTACCGCTTCCCCTGATTTTAAGGCTGAATCCATTTATGGACATATATAATTTACAAGTAGGTGATGAGATTTGTATTCCTGTACAGCAACAGGCAGCAGAAGTGGGTAATGTGATTTCTTATACAGTAGAAGAGCAGGATAGCTTACAATCTATATTGGATAAATTTGGAATCGGTCTGGATGATTTGTTAGAATATAACGGCCTAAACGAGGTTATGCTTATGCCTGGCACAACTATTCAGGTACCAAGCTATGATGTATAG